The Lepidochelys kempii isolate rLepKem1 chromosome 5, rLepKem1.hap2, whole genome shotgun sequence genome window below encodes:
- the NRG1 gene encoding pro-neuregulin-1, membrane-bound isoform isoform X14, translating to MASFYKHLGIEFMEAEELYQKRVLTITGICIALLVVGIMCVVAYCKTKKQRKKLHERLRQSLRSEQNNMVNMANGPHRPNPPPENVQLVNQYVSKNVISSEHVIERETETSFSTSHYTSTTHHSTTVTQTPSHSWSNGQTESIISESHSVLVSSSVENSRPTSPAGPRGRLSGMGGPRDCNSFLRHARETPDSYRDSPHSERYVSAMTTPARMSPVDFHTPSSPKSPLSEMSPPVSSLTVSVPSVAVSPFMEEERPLLLVTPPRLREKYDHHIQQFNSFHHNPAHESNSPPPSPLRIVEDEEYETTQEYEPAQEPPKKLVNSRRAKRTKPNGHISNRLEVDTDTSSESSSSESETEDERIGEDTPFLSIQNPMATSLEPATAYRLADSRTNPTSRFSTQEELQARLSSVIANQDPIAV from the exons AAGCAGAGGAACTATACCAGAAAAGGGTCTTGACCATAACTGGCATCTGCATTGCCCTCCTTGTAGTTGGCATCATGTGTGTTGTGGCCTACTGCAAAACCAA GAAGCAACGGAAAAAGTTGCATGAGCGTCTTAGGCAGAGCCTTCGCTCTGAGCAGAACAACATGGTGAACATGGCCAATGGGCCCCACCGTCCCAATCCACCGCCCGAAAACGTCCAGCTGGTCAAT CAGTATGTATCTAAAAATGTAATATCCAGCGAACACGTcattgagagagagacagagacgtCATTTTCCACAAGTCACTACACCTCGACAACGCATCACTCCACCACTGTCACCCAGACGCCCAGCCATAG ttGGAGTAACGGCCAGACTGAAAGCATTATCTCGGAAAGCCACTCGGTGCTTGTGAGTTCTTCCGTAGAGAACAGCAGGCCCACGAGCCCAGCAGGACCCAGAGGACGCCTCAGCGGCATGGGAGGTCCACGAGATTGCAACAGCTTCCTGAGGCACGCAAGAGAGACTCCTGACTCCTACCGAGATTCACCTCACAGCGAAAG GTATGTATCAGCTATGACCACACCGGCTCGCATGTCACCTGTTGATTTCCACACTCCAAGTTCTCCAAAGTCCCCCCTTTCAGAAATGTCTCCACCGGTATCCAGCTTAACTGTATCTGTCCCTTCTGTGGCGGTCAGTCCCTTTATGGAAGAGGAGAGGCCTCTGCTCCTGGTGACGCCACCTCGGTTACGGGAGAAGTATGACCATCACATTCAGCAGTTCAACTCCTTCCACCACAATCCTGCCCATGAGAGCAACAGTCCGCCACCTAGTCCTCTGAGGATAGTAGAGGACGAGGAATATGAAACCACACAGGAGTATGAGCCAGCACAAGAGCCCCCAAAGAAACTAGTCAACAGCCGGAGGGCAAAAAGAACAAAGCCCAACGGCCACATTTCCAACAGATTAGAAGTGGACACCGACACAAGCTCTGAGAGCAGTAGCTCTGAGAGTGAAACAGAAGATGAAAGAATAGGTGAGGATACACCTTTCCTGAGCATACAGAACCCCATGGCAACCAGCCTAGAGCCAGCCACTGCATACCGACTGGCTGACAGCAGGACTAACCCAACTAGCCGGTTCTCCACACAGGAAGAATTACAAGCAAGGTTGTCCAGTGTAATAGCTAATCAAGACCCTATTGCTGTATAA
- the NRG1 gene encoding pro-neuregulin-1, membrane-bound isoform isoform X13, with amino-acid sequence MVKDLPNPPRYLCRCPNEFTGDRCQNYVMASFYKHLGIEFMEAEELYQKRVLTITGICIALLVVGIMCVVAYCKTKKQRKKLHERLRQSLRSEQNNMVNMANGPHRPNPPPENVQLVNQYVSKNVISSEHVIERETETSFSTSHYTSTTHHSTTVTQTPSHSWSNGQTESIISESHSVLVSSSVENSRPTSPAGPRGRLSGMGGPRDCNSFLRHARETPDSYRDSPHSERYVSAMTTPARMSPVDFHTPSSPKSPLSEMSPPVSSLTVSVPSVAVSPFMEEERPLLLVTPPRLREKYDHHIQQFNSFHHNPAHESNSPPPSPLRIVEDEEYETTQEYEPAQEPPKKLVNSRRAKRTKPNGHISNRLEVDTDTSSESSSSESETEDERIGEDTPFLSIQNPMATSLEPATAYRLADSRTNPTSRFSTQEELQARLSSVIANQDPIAV; translated from the exons AAGCAGAGGAACTATACCAGAAAAGGGTCTTGACCATAACTGGCATCTGCATTGCCCTCCTTGTAGTTGGCATCATGTGTGTTGTGGCCTACTGCAAAACCAA GAAGCAACGGAAAAAGTTGCATGAGCGTCTTAGGCAGAGCCTTCGCTCTGAGCAGAACAACATGGTGAACATGGCCAATGGGCCCCACCGTCCCAATCCACCGCCCGAAAACGTCCAGCTGGTCAAT CAGTATGTATCTAAAAATGTAATATCCAGCGAACACGTcattgagagagagacagagacgtCATTTTCCACAAGTCACTACACCTCGACAACGCATCACTCCACCACTGTCACCCAGACGCCCAGCCATAG ttGGAGTAACGGCCAGACTGAAAGCATTATCTCGGAAAGCCACTCGGTGCTTGTGAGTTCTTCCGTAGAGAACAGCAGGCCCACGAGCCCAGCAGGACCCAGAGGACGCCTCAGCGGCATGGGAGGTCCACGAGATTGCAACAGCTTCCTGAGGCACGCAAGAGAGACTCCTGACTCCTACCGAGATTCACCTCACAGCGAAAG GTATGTATCAGCTATGACCACACCGGCTCGCATGTCACCTGTTGATTTCCACACTCCAAGTTCTCCAAAGTCCCCCCTTTCAGAAATGTCTCCACCGGTATCCAGCTTAACTGTATCTGTCCCTTCTGTGGCGGTCAGTCCCTTTATGGAAGAGGAGAGGCCTCTGCTCCTGGTGACGCCACCTCGGTTACGGGAGAAGTATGACCATCACATTCAGCAGTTCAACTCCTTCCACCACAATCCTGCCCATGAGAGCAACAGTCCGCCACCTAGTCCTCTGAGGATAGTAGAGGACGAGGAATATGAAACCACACAGGAGTATGAGCCAGCACAAGAGCCCCCAAAGAAACTAGTCAACAGCCGGAGGGCAAAAAGAACAAAGCCCAACGGCCACATTTCCAACAGATTAGAAGTGGACACCGACACAAGCTCTGAGAGCAGTAGCTCTGAGAGTGAAACAGAAGATGAAAGAATAGGTGAGGATACACCTTTCCTGAGCATACAGAACCCCATGGCAACCAGCCTAGAGCCAGCCACTGCATACCGACTGGCTGACAGCAGGACTAACCCAACTAGCCGGTTCTCCACACAGGAAGAATTACAAGCAAGGTTGTCCAGTGTAATAGCTAATCAAGACCCTATTGCTGTATAA
- the NRG1 gene encoding pro-neuregulin-1, membrane-bound isoform isoform X12: MGESVTWSKTFQIPPDICAEAEELYQKRVLTITGICIALLVVGIMCVVAYCKTKKQRKKLHERLRQSLRSEQNNMVNMANGPHRPNPPPENVQLVNQYVSKNVISSEHVIERETETSFSTSHYTSTTHHSTTVTQTPSHSWSNGQTESIISESHSVLVSSSVENSRPTSPAGPRGRLSGMGGPRDCNSFLRHARETPDSYRDSPHSERYVSAMTTPARMSPVDFHTPSSPKSPLSEMSPPVSSLTVSVPSVAVSPFMEEERPLLLVTPPRLREKYDHHIQQFNSFHHNPAHESNSPPPSPLRIVEDEEYETTQEYEPAQEPPKKLVNSRRAKRTKPNGHISNRLEVDTDTSSESSSSESETEDERIGEDTPFLSIQNPMATSLEPATAYRLADSRTNPTSRFSTQEELQARLSSVIANQDPIAV, from the exons AAGCAGAGGAACTATACCAGAAAAGGGTCTTGACCATAACTGGCATCTGCATTGCCCTCCTTGTAGTTGGCATCATGTGTGTTGTGGCCTACTGCAAAACCAA GAAGCAACGGAAAAAGTTGCATGAGCGTCTTAGGCAGAGCCTTCGCTCTGAGCAGAACAACATGGTGAACATGGCCAATGGGCCCCACCGTCCCAATCCACCGCCCGAAAACGTCCAGCTGGTCAAT CAGTATGTATCTAAAAATGTAATATCCAGCGAACACGTcattgagagagagacagagacgtCATTTTCCACAAGTCACTACACCTCGACAACGCATCACTCCACCACTGTCACCCAGACGCCCAGCCATAG ttGGAGTAACGGCCAGACTGAAAGCATTATCTCGGAAAGCCACTCGGTGCTTGTGAGTTCTTCCGTAGAGAACAGCAGGCCCACGAGCCCAGCAGGACCCAGAGGACGCCTCAGCGGCATGGGAGGTCCACGAGATTGCAACAGCTTCCTGAGGCACGCAAGAGAGACTCCTGACTCCTACCGAGATTCACCTCACAGCGAAAG GTATGTATCAGCTATGACCACACCGGCTCGCATGTCACCTGTTGATTTCCACACTCCAAGTTCTCCAAAGTCCCCCCTTTCAGAAATGTCTCCACCGGTATCCAGCTTAACTGTATCTGTCCCTTCTGTGGCGGTCAGTCCCTTTATGGAAGAGGAGAGGCCTCTGCTCCTGGTGACGCCACCTCGGTTACGGGAGAAGTATGACCATCACATTCAGCAGTTCAACTCCTTCCACCACAATCCTGCCCATGAGAGCAACAGTCCGCCACCTAGTCCTCTGAGGATAGTAGAGGACGAGGAATATGAAACCACACAGGAGTATGAGCCAGCACAAGAGCCCCCAAAGAAACTAGTCAACAGCCGGAGGGCAAAAAGAACAAAGCCCAACGGCCACATTTCCAACAGATTAGAAGTGGACACCGACACAAGCTCTGAGAGCAGTAGCTCTGAGAGTGAAACAGAAGATGAAAGAATAGGTGAGGATACACCTTTCCTGAGCATACAGAACCCCATGGCAACCAGCCTAGAGCCAGCCACTGCATACCGACTGGCTGACAGCAGGACTAACCCAACTAGCCGGTTCTCCACACAGGAAGAATTACAAGCAAGGTTGTCCAGTGTAATAGCTAATCAAGACCCTATTGCTGTATAA